Proteins encoded within one genomic window of Nonomuraea gerenzanensis:
- a CDS encoding VWD domain-containing protein: protein MRRLSVFMVAVLVAGFLVPVPEFLLPRRAEAATACSPNSSDWSNGRSGQKRCVFNHQYSTRRRINEACLRDRPVLGTHIYQQPNECSPSGGIEAIGQARAIKYLSDQIGGSGGLINPEIQWEPTLSGGSDRPDIVYYDRAGNNWGQVIEAKVEGNPDYSGWGGQVVRYINVLTGDGVKNVVPGTVLNRWGTYDDWFQVYSKNASCKVGDKDGYQLSTYRALSPLPGLLHIEEVKKERKCEETKRQPPPGSPPADIPELDENDDDRDWPIPQGLRQLIDRLTRPPGGGSNDSQNNDVARYGSAAAAAAALTAATVAFLRTPQGVLFLRAAGFATVEMALALGVGALVALILLWYFSEHGGLVKGEPHFTTLDGLGYDLQSVGEFVLAGSEKHGLEIHGRLSPASGGRDVSVMFDAAMEAGDHKVEFDEDDLYIDGQKLTLETGKILYLGQDAFVLREDGKWLVMFDGLEGPVLSWRRGAAGLYLPPSADSDLEGLLGNADGDPKNDLKLRDGTQLPANASPAQLHTDYANSWRLDDTESFFTYGPGESTATFTNLQFPSRIVTIHDLTPEQMQLATAQCEESGVAPGVPFNDCVLDIALTADTSFAEAAAEQKTVSLDPAAQAVNAGGDLAIDFEGTLGKNVLPSRVSADPAVSSFAGPFSGGDSYRFFVQSLPLHKAGTLGFDLLAVGDWASDSDTETIKVETDRDDPYTITPGELTPVASGTLANGLPWAKYRVTMPIAHKNSQIEVKVSATGTAGLSNQAYGLDNVALDLEVTPPQTFQVSLPFTASDGVPGEGAGNLEGEVAVDEYRFTLDQPASVFVNAQECPGSGFGLRWELANAAGASVATSYLCGAKRVDGLPAGAYRLRVWPWNDVFGAYRLSVNTLGADVSATASIDGPQVPLQVTDPGQRGTWTFTGTAGQKVSAELADGTLTSLSDATLQLRGPDGRVLAQDSCGPACYVDTETLPVTGTYAMVWDPKDAKTGSIALRLHGVPEAVTGTVAIGAPSTLTTTVPGQNASWSFAGTAGRRVAFAVSGLAGAASASIAKPDGTRLFGSTYCSKACAFDTTTLPATGTYTLLVDPSDVHTGPVTASVIEGDVVGALTVGGEPVRLTTTGPGQRAYWTFAGTAGQRVAFALTDGTFSGAYASLRKPDGTDLVRSTWCKTSCAFDTIALPADGTYTLVLDPSNTAVGAISAQVTEGDVTGTLTAGGGPVKLTTTGPGQAATWSFAGTAGQRVAFALTEGTFGNAYALVRKPDGTELFDSTFCKTSCAFDTVSLPADGTYTVVLDPSATAVGSISAQVTVGDVTAALTAGGEPVELTTKGPGQNPIWTFAGTAGQRISVTFSGGTFSSANASLRKPDGSVLVPSTFCASSCYFDTTVLPVDGTYQVVADPAGIQTGSISAQLNLVPPDVTAQIAVGGPASTLTTAIPGQRGLWTFAGTAGQRVSFDFTGSTFTYASDATVRVRKPDGPDLIPDTNCGIGCLLEPVTLPATGTYQVDLRPKGAKTGALTLRTYLVEDVTATIAVDGVTSTLTTTTPGQNGTWTFTGTEGRHVNLAFMSGTFSSASDAAVSVRAPDGTVLREDTSCGKLCMLDPITLPAPGTYTILFDPRKALAGSLTAQLTEGDVTGTASVGGPASTLTTVGAGQRAVWSFTGTAGRRVSFNFTGSTLTSTYDAYVAVRKPDGTVLIDDTACGKNCLLDPAVLPVGGTYTAEFRPQNAKTGSITLQLHEVTHLSASVTLGGPASTLTTTTPGQNGTWSFAGTAGQVVSFNLTDAGFTATTGARVSVKKPDGTTLVPATYCGRNCFLEPVALPVTGTYTVEFDPQDEKVGKLTLRVHAVRDLAPAAVTIGGAALTLTTTTPGQNGSWTFSGTAGQQVAVTFTGTSFAASTDARVGLLKPDGTALGSSPYCGRNCTIAATTLPATGTYTIVFNPQGDKTGSLTAKVAVP, encoded by the coding sequence GTGCGGCGTCTTTCTGTCTTCATGGTGGCCGTGCTCGTGGCCGGGTTCCTCGTGCCCGTGCCCGAGTTCCTGTTACCCAGGCGGGCGGAGGCGGCCACCGCCTGCTCCCCCAACAGCAGCGACTGGTCCAACGGCCGCAGCGGCCAGAAGCGCTGCGTCTTCAACCACCAGTACTCCACGCGCCGCCGCATCAACGAGGCGTGCCTGCGCGACCGCCCGGTGCTCGGCACCCACATCTACCAGCAGCCGAACGAGTGCAGCCCGTCCGGCGGCATCGAGGCCATCGGGCAGGCCCGGGCCATCAAGTACCTCAGCGACCAGATCGGCGGAAGCGGGGGGCTGATCAACCCCGAGATCCAGTGGGAGCCGACCCTCAGCGGCGGCAGCGACCGGCCCGACATCGTCTACTACGACCGCGCCGGCAACAACTGGGGCCAGGTGATCGAGGCCAAGGTCGAGGGCAACCCCGACTACTCCGGCTGGGGTGGCCAGGTCGTCCGCTACATCAACGTGCTGACCGGCGACGGCGTCAAGAACGTCGTCCCCGGCACGGTGCTCAACCGCTGGGGCACCTACGACGACTGGTTCCAGGTCTACAGCAAGAACGCCTCCTGCAAGGTGGGCGACAAGGACGGCTACCAGTTGTCCACCTACCGGGCCCTGTCTCCCCTTCCCGGCCTGCTGCACATCGAGGAGGTCAAGAAGGAGCGCAAGTGCGAGGAGACCAAGAGGCAGCCCCCGCCGGGCAGCCCGCCCGCCGACATCCCCGAGCTGGACGAGAACGACGACGACCGCGACTGGCCCATCCCGCAGGGCCTGCGCCAGCTCATCGACCGCCTCACCAGACCGCCAGGCGGCGGCTCGAACGACTCGCAGAACAACGACGTGGCCAGGTACGGCAGCGCGGCGGCGGCCGCCGCCGCGCTGACCGCCGCCACCGTGGCCTTCCTGCGTACCCCGCAGGGCGTGCTGTTCCTGCGCGCGGCCGGCTTCGCCACCGTCGAGATGGCGCTGGCGCTCGGCGTGGGCGCGCTGGTCGCCCTCATCCTGCTGTGGTACTTCTCCGAGCACGGCGGCCTGGTCAAGGGCGAGCCGCACTTCACCACCCTGGACGGCCTGGGCTACGACCTGCAGTCCGTCGGCGAGTTCGTCCTGGCCGGCTCCGAGAAACACGGCCTGGAGATCCACGGCAGGCTCAGCCCCGCCAGCGGCGGCCGGGACGTGTCGGTGATGTTCGACGCGGCGATGGAGGCCGGTGACCACAAGGTCGAGTTCGACGAGGACGACCTGTACATCGACGGCCAGAAGCTCACGCTGGAGACCGGCAAGATCCTCTACCTCGGCCAGGACGCGTTCGTGCTGCGCGAGGACGGCAAGTGGCTCGTCATGTTCGACGGCCTGGAGGGTCCGGTGCTGTCCTGGAGGCGCGGCGCCGCCGGCCTCTACCTGCCGCCGTCCGCAGACAGCGACCTGGAGGGCCTGCTCGGCAACGCCGACGGCGACCCGAAGAACGACCTGAAGCTGCGCGACGGCACCCAGTTGCCCGCCAACGCCTCCCCGGCCCAGCTGCACACCGACTACGCCAACTCCTGGCGGCTGGACGACACCGAGTCGTTCTTCACCTACGGCCCCGGCGAGAGCACGGCGACGTTCACCAACCTGCAGTTCCCCTCCCGTATCGTCACGATCCACGACCTGACGCCCGAGCAGATGCAGCTCGCGACGGCGCAGTGCGAGGAGAGCGGCGTCGCGCCTGGCGTGCCGTTCAACGACTGCGTCCTGGACATCGCGCTGACCGCGGACACCTCGTTCGCCGAGGCCGCCGCCGAGCAGAAGACGGTCAGCCTCGACCCGGCCGCGCAGGCGGTGAACGCCGGCGGGGACCTGGCGATCGACTTCGAGGGCACGCTGGGCAAGAACGTGCTGCCCTCGCGGGTGTCGGCCGACCCCGCGGTGAGCTCGTTCGCCGGGCCGTTCAGCGGCGGTGACTCCTACCGGTTCTTCGTGCAGTCGCTGCCGCTGCACAAGGCCGGCACGCTGGGCTTCGATCTGCTGGCCGTCGGCGACTGGGCGTCCGACTCCGACACCGAGACGATCAAGGTCGAGACCGACCGCGACGACCCGTACACGATCACGCCGGGCGAGCTGACGCCCGTCGCGTCCGGGACGCTGGCCAACGGCCTGCCGTGGGCGAAGTACCGCGTCACGATGCCGATCGCGCACAAGAACAGCCAGATCGAGGTCAAGGTCTCGGCCACCGGTACGGCGGGCCTGTCCAACCAGGCGTACGGGCTCGACAACGTGGCGCTCGATCTGGAGGTCACGCCGCCGCAGACGTTCCAGGTATCGCTGCCGTTCACGGCCTCGGACGGCGTGCCCGGCGAGGGCGCGGGCAACCTGGAGGGCGAGGTCGCGGTCGACGAGTACCGCTTCACGCTGGACCAGCCGGCCTCGGTCTTCGTCAACGCGCAGGAGTGCCCCGGGTCCGGGTTCGGGCTCCGGTGGGAGCTGGCGAACGCCGCGGGCGCGAGCGTCGCCACCTCCTACCTGTGCGGTGCCAAGCGCGTGGACGGGCTGCCCGCCGGCGCCTACCGGCTGCGCGTGTGGCCGTGGAACGACGTGTTCGGCGCCTACAGGCTCAGCGTGAACACGCTGGGGGCCGACGTGAGCGCCACCGCGTCGATCGACGGGCCGCAGGTGCCGCTGCAGGTCACCGACCCGGGCCAGCGGGGCACCTGGACGTTCACGGGCACGGCGGGCCAGAAGGTCTCCGCCGAGCTCGCCGACGGCACGCTGACCTCGCTCAGCGACGCCACCCTGCAGCTGCGCGGGCCCGACGGGAGGGTGCTGGCGCAGGACTCCTGCGGCCCGGCCTGCTACGTCGACACCGAGACGCTGCCGGTCACCGGCACGTACGCGATGGTGTGGGACCCGAAGGACGCCAAGACGGGCTCGATCGCGCTGCGCCTGCACGGGGTGCCCGAGGCGGTCACCGGGACGGTCGCCATCGGCGCGCCGTCCACGCTGACCACCACCGTCCCGGGGCAGAACGCGTCCTGGTCGTTCGCCGGCACGGCGGGCCGGCGGGTCGCGTTCGCGGTCAGCGGCCTGGCCGGCGCGGCCAGCGCCTCGATCGCCAAGCCGGACGGGACCCGGCTGTTCGGCTCCACCTACTGTTCGAAGGCCTGCGCCTTCGACACCACCACGCTGCCCGCGACGGGCACGTACACGCTGCTCGTCGATCCCAGCGACGTGCACACGGGGCCCGTCACGGCCAGTGTGATCGAGGGTGACGTCGTCGGCGCCCTGACCGTCGGCGGCGAGCCGGTGCGGCTGACCACCACGGGGCCCGGCCAGCGGGCGTACTGGACGTTCGCCGGCACGGCGGGCCAGCGGGTCGCGTTCGCGCTGACGGACGGCACGTTCAGCGGCGCGTACGCGTCGCTGCGCAAGCCGGACGGCACGGACCTGGTCCGCTCCACCTGGTGCAAGACGTCGTGCGCGTTCGACACGATCGCGCTGCCGGCGGACGGCACCTACACGCTCGTCCTGGACCCGTCCAACACCGCGGTGGGCGCCATCAGCGCGCAGGTCACCGAGGGCGACGTCACGGGCACGCTCACCGCGGGCGGCGGCCCGGTCAAGCTGACCACGACCGGCCCCGGACAGGCCGCCACGTGGTCCTTCGCCGGCACGGCGGGCCAGCGGGTCGCGTTCGCGCTGACGGAGGGCACGTTCGGCAACGCGTACGCGCTGGTGCGCAAGCCGGACGGCACGGAGCTGTTCGACTCCACCTTCTGCAAGACGTCGTGCGCGTTCGACACGGTCTCGCTGCCGGCGGACGGCACGTACACGGTGGTGCTGGACCCCTCCGCCACGGCGGTGGGCTCCATCTCCGCGCAGGTCACCGTGGGCGACGTCACGGCGGCGCTCACGGCGGGCGGCGAGCCGGTCGAACTGACCACGAAGGGCCCGGGGCAGAACCCGATCTGGACCTTCGCCGGGACGGCCGGGCAGCGGATCTCGGTCACCTTCTCGGGCGGCACGTTCTCCAGCGCGAACGCCTCCCTGCGCAAGCCGGACGGCTCGGTCCTGGTGCCGTCCACGTTCTGCGCGAGCTCCTGCTACTTCGACACGACGGTGCTGCCGGTGGACGGCACCTATCAGGTGGTGGCCGACCCGGCCGGCATCCAGACCGGCTCGATCTCGGCCCAGCTCAACCTCGTGCCGCCGGACGTGACCGCGCAGATCGCCGTGGGCGGGCCGGCGTCCACGCTGACGACCGCCATCCCCGGGCAGCGCGGCCTGTGGACGTTCGCCGGGACGGCGGGGCAGCGGGTGTCGTTCGACTTCACCGGCTCGACGTTCACCTACGCCTCGGACGCCACCGTCAGGGTCAGGAAGCCGGACGGCCCCGACCTGATCCCCGACACCAACTGCGGCATCGGGTGCCTGCTGGAGCCGGTCACCCTGCCGGCGACCGGCACCTACCAGGTGGACCTGCGGCCCAAGGGCGCCAAGACCGGCGCGCTGACACTGCGGACGTACCTGGTGGAGGACGTCACCGCCACGATCGCGGTGGACGGCGTCACCTCGACGCTGACCACCACGACCCCGGGGCAGAACGGCACCTGGACCTTCACCGGGACCGAGGGCCGCCACGTCAACCTCGCGTTCATGAGCGGGACGTTCTCCAGCGCCTCCGACGCCGCGGTCTCGGTGCGCGCCCCGGACGGCACCGTCCTGCGGGAGGACACCTCCTGCGGCAAGCTGTGCATGCTGGACCCGATCACGCTGCCCGCGCCCGGCACGTACACGATCCTGTTCGACCCGCGCAAGGCCCTGGCCGGCTCGCTGACCGCGCAGCTCACCGAGGGCGACGTCACCGGGACGGCCTCGGTCGGCGGCCCGGCCTCCACGCTGACCACCGTCGGCGCCGGGCAGAGGGCCGTCTGGTCGTTCACGGGGACGGCGGGCCGGCGGGTGTCGTTCAACTTCACCGGCTCGACGCTCACCAGCACCTACGACGCCTACGTCGCGGTGCGCAAGCCGGACGGCACCGTCCTCATCGACGACACGGCGTGCGGGAAGAACTGCCTGCTGGATCCGGCCGTGCTGCCGGTGGGCGGCACCTACACGGCCGAGTTCAGGCCGCAGAACGCCAAGACGGGCTCGATCACCCTGCAGCTGCACGAGGTCACCCACCTGAGCGCGAGCGTCACGCTCGGTGGCCCCGCCTCGACGCTGACCACCACCACTCCGGGCCAGAACGGCACGTGGTCGTTCGCCGGGACGGCCGGGCAGGTGGTGTCGTTCAACCTCACCGACGCCGGCTTCACCGCCACCACCGGCGCGCGGGTGTCGGTCAAGAAGCCGGACGGGACCACGCTGGTGCCGGCCACCTACTGCGGCAGGAACTGCTTCCTGGAGCCGGTGGCCCTGCCCGTGACCGGCACGTACACGGTGGAGTTCGACCCGCAGGACGAGAAGGTGGGCAAGCTGACGCTCAGGGTCCACGCGGTCCGCGACCTCGCGCCGGCCGCCGTCACCATCGGCGGCGCGGCGCTCACGCTGACCACCACGACGCCGGGCCAGAACGGGAGCTGGACCTTCAGCGGCACCGCCGGGCAGCAGGTGGCCGTCACCTTCACCGGCACCAGCTTCGCCGCCTCCACCGACGCCCGGGTCGGCCTGCTGAAGCCCGACGGCACGGCGCTGGGCAGCTCCCCCTACTGCGGCCGCAACTGCACGATCGCGGCGACGACGCTGCCCGCCACGGGCACGTACACGATCGTCTTCAACCCGCAGGGCGACAAGACCGGCTCGCTGACCGCGAAGGTGGCGGTGCCATAG
- a CDS encoding nucleoside deaminase: MTPQEESFLRRAIELAAKARAGGEAPFGSLLVGPDGDVLAEAHNTVLGDRDISAHPELKLARWAARELDPATAAATTMYTSCQPCDMCRGGIERSGLGRVVYALSNEQLAGLKPGGGWPQVPQEGPALFEEARVPLEGYY, translated from the coding sequence GTGACGCCGCAAGAGGAGAGCTTCCTGCGCAGGGCCATCGAGCTGGCCGCCAAGGCGCGCGCCGGCGGCGAGGCCCCGTTCGGGTCCCTGCTGGTGGGGCCGGACGGCGACGTGCTGGCCGAAGCGCACAACACGGTCCTCGGCGACCGGGACATCTCCGCCCATCCCGAGCTGAAACTGGCCCGGTGGGCGGCCCGCGAGCTGGACCCGGCCACCGCCGCGGCCACCACCATGTACACGAGCTGCCAGCCGTGCGACATGTGCCGCGGCGGGATCGAGCGGTCCGGGCTCGGGCGCGTGGTGTACGCGCTGTCCAACGAGCAGCTCGCCGGGCTCAAGCCCGGTGGCGGCTGGCCGCAGGTGCCGCAGGAGGGGCCGGCGCTGTTCGAGGAGGCCCGCGTCCCGCTGGAGGGCTACTACTAG
- a CDS encoding LLM class flavin-dependent oxidoreductase, whose protein sequence is MRIGVNVPNFGPGTDPAVLRRWAQTVEALGYDLLMISDHVVVTPDVAEQYPAPFYEPFTTLAWLAGVTERVRLGTSVLIVPYRHPLLMARMAANLNRFSGGRLVLGVGTGWARQEFEALGVPFERRGRLTDEHLQAMRTAWADDDDYRAGTIPIWVGGNGEAGLRRAVRLGDAYHPLRTTLPWLRDAAHRLKSAADDLGRPAPALVPRIVLRLTTTPVTGSERRAGEGTIEQIVEDLEELRVLGADTVVLDPFDDDPAETLHPAGAWHALAAVADRWSLDDTRE, encoded by the coding sequence ATGCGAATCGGGGTGAACGTGCCGAACTTCGGGCCGGGGACCGACCCGGCCGTGCTGCGGCGCTGGGCGCAGACGGTGGAGGCCCTCGGCTACGACCTGTTGATGATCTCGGACCATGTGGTGGTGACACCCGACGTCGCCGAGCAGTACCCGGCTCCGTTCTACGAGCCGTTCACCACGCTCGCGTGGCTGGCCGGTGTCACCGAGCGGGTCAGGCTGGGCACCTCGGTGCTCATCGTGCCGTACCGCCACCCGCTGCTCATGGCCCGGATGGCGGCCAACCTCAACCGCTTCAGCGGCGGGCGGCTGGTCCTGGGCGTGGGCACCGGCTGGGCGCGGCAGGAGTTCGAGGCGCTCGGGGTGCCGTTCGAGCGGCGAGGCCGGCTGACGGACGAGCACCTCCAGGCGATGCGTACCGCGTGGGCGGACGACGACGACTACCGCGCCGGCACCATTCCCATCTGGGTGGGCGGCAACGGCGAGGCCGGGCTGCGCCGCGCGGTGCGGCTGGGGGACGCCTACCATCCCCTGCGCACGACCCTGCCGTGGCTGCGCGACGCGGCGCACCGGCTGAAGTCCGCCGCGGACGACCTGGGCCGCCCGGCGCCCGCCCTGGTGCCGCGCATCGTGCTGCGGCTGACCACCACCCCGGTCACCGGCTCCGAGCGGCGGGCGGGCGAGGGCACCATCGAGCAGATCGTCGAGGACCTCGAGGAGCTGCGCGTGCTCGGGGCCGACACCGTGGTGCTCGACCCGTTCGACGACGACCCCGCCGAGACGCTGCACCCGGCCGGGGCCTGGCACGCGCTGGCCGCCGTGGCGGACCGGTGGAGCCTGGACGACACCCGCGAGTGA
- a CDS encoding Lrp/AsnC family transcriptional regulator yields the protein MTEELDETDWSILAEVQRDGRVPFTELGRRVNLSASATTERVRRLETLGVITGYRAEVDLTKVGYAILAVVRLKYPGSRHEPLRRLLGERAEILECLRTTGEDCYTLKVAAGSMAHLERIVDELAQFGSTTTNLVYSRTLPYRGPRTPPPP from the coding sequence GTGACCGAGGAACTCGACGAGACCGACTGGTCGATCCTGGCGGAGGTCCAGCGCGACGGCCGCGTCCCGTTCACGGAGCTGGGCCGCCGGGTCAACCTGAGCGCCTCGGCCACCACCGAGCGGGTCAGGCGGCTGGAGACGCTGGGCGTCATCACGGGCTACCGGGCCGAGGTCGATCTCACCAAGGTCGGTTACGCCATCCTGGCCGTCGTCCGGCTGAAGTACCCCGGCAGCCGGCACGAGCCGCTGCGCCGCCTGCTCGGCGAGCGGGCGGAGATCCTGGAGTGCCTGCGTACGACGGGCGAGGACTGCTACACGCTGAAGGTGGCGGCCGGCTCGATGGCCCATCTCGAACGCATCGTGGACGAGCTCGCCCAGTTCGGCAGCACCACGACGAACCTCGTCTACAGCCGGACCCTGCCCTATCGCGGCCCGCGGACCCCGCCCCCGCCGTGA
- a CDS encoding ABC transporter permease, translating to MSQVEDPAPQSLADLARRHGLKPAIARPRFGLYLRQLWQRRHFVLTYATSRNVSKYSGSALGQLWQVITPLLNAAIYYVMFGLILGGSKNIPNYPAFLLTGMFVFTYTQRTVTAGAKSISGNLSLIRALHFPRASLPLAYTIQELQQLVISMGVLLVIVVLTGEPPTLFWLMIPLVLLLQSMFNIGAGLVLARLGASLRDLNQLLPFIMRTWLYASGVFFAIHDKVVNSAGLPEWVATAMYLNPAASYIEWMRDILIGSHTPPQLVWVSCLVWALVALVAGSWYFWRAEDRYGRG from the coding sequence ATGAGCCAAGTGGAAGACCCCGCACCGCAGTCGCTGGCGGATCTGGCCCGCAGGCACGGGCTCAAACCCGCCATCGCGCGCCCCCGATTCGGCCTCTACCTGCGCCAGCTCTGGCAGCGGCGGCACTTCGTGCTGACGTACGCGACCTCGCGCAACGTCTCCAAGTACTCCGGCTCCGCCCTGGGCCAGCTCTGGCAGGTGATCACGCCGCTGCTGAACGCCGCCATCTACTACGTGATGTTCGGCCTCATCCTCGGCGGCAGCAAGAACATCCCGAACTATCCGGCGTTCCTGCTGACCGGCATGTTCGTCTTCACCTACACCCAGCGCACGGTCACGGCGGGGGCCAAGTCGATCTCCGGCAACCTGTCGCTGATCCGCGCCCTGCACTTCCCGCGGGCCTCGCTGCCGCTGGCGTACACGATCCAGGAGCTGCAGCAGCTCGTCATCTCCATGGGCGTGCTGCTGGTCATCGTGGTGCTCACCGGCGAGCCGCCGACCCTGTTCTGGCTGATGATCCCCCTCGTGCTGCTGCTGCAGAGCATGTTCAACATCGGCGCGGGGCTGGTCCTGGCCAGGCTCGGCGCCTCGCTGCGGGACCTCAACCAGCTGCTGCCCTTCATCATGCGGACGTGGCTGTACGCCTCCGGCGTGTTCTTCGCCATCCACGACAAGGTGGTCAACAGCGCCGGGCTGCCCGAATGGGTGGCCACCGCCATGTACCTGAACCCGGCGGCCTCCTACATCGAGTGGATGCGGGACATCCTCATCGGCAGCCACACCCCGCCGCAGCTCGTGTGGGTGTCGTGCCTGGTGTGGGCGCTCGTCGCGCTCGTGGCCGGATCCTGGTACTTCTGGCGGGCCGAGGACCGGTACGGGCGGGGCTGA
- a CDS encoding TetR/AcrR family transcriptional regulator: protein MGRPRTTSDEAILGATARAIGRHGPQGLTLAAVAQEAGLSPATLVQRFGSKRGLLLAFAAHATGTAAEPFRQARQQHAAPLAALRAALVHLAEGVSTPEELAGSLGFLQLDLTDPEFRAHAAEHARRTREEITALLAEAVAAGELHADTQVQPLAGAVQVAYNGALILWALTGEGPLPDAMRAALAQTLRPYLTG from the coding sequence ATGGGCAGGCCCCGCACCACCAGCGACGAGGCGATCCTGGGCGCGACCGCCCGCGCGATCGGGCGGCACGGCCCCCAGGGGCTCACGCTGGCCGCCGTCGCCCAGGAGGCCGGGCTGTCCCCGGCCACGCTGGTGCAGCGGTTCGGCTCCAAGCGGGGCCTGCTGCTGGCCTTCGCCGCCCACGCCACCGGCACCGCGGCCGAGCCGTTCCGGCAGGCCAGGCAGCAGCACGCCGCGCCGCTGGCCGCGCTGCGCGCCGCGCTCGTCCACCTGGCCGAAGGCGTGTCCACGCCCGAGGAGCTGGCGGGCAGCCTCGGGTTCCTGCAGCTCGACCTGACCGACCCCGAATTCCGCGCGCACGCGGCCGAGCACGCCCGCCGCACCCGCGAGGAGATCACCGCGCTGCTCGCCGAGGCGGTGGCGGCCGGGGAGCTGCACGCGGACACGCAGGTGCAGCCGCTGGCCGGCGCGGTGCAGGTGGCCTACAACGGCGCCCTGATCCTGTGGGCGCTGACGGGCGAGGGCCCGCTGCCCGACGCGATGCGCGCTGCGCTCGCGCAGACGCTGCGCCCGTATCTCACCGGCTGA
- a CDS encoding LysR family transcriptional regulator, producing the protein MELRQLEYFVAVAEEAGFTRAATRLHVAQPGVSAQIRQLERELGEPLFDRSGREVRLTAVGEAVLPYARAALAAVSGMRQVADEFTGLLRGRVVMGGVATPSVLDLPGMLAGFHERHPAVEISLVESGPEQLLDGVAGGRIDLGLLGLGAPLPPGLAVQVVVDQALVAVVSRGHELAGARSIRVAELKGLPLICLPPGTGLRTALEEVCREAGFAPHVAFEAAEPYVLGQLAARGLGVAVLPESTVAAAESELHVLAVTEPPLRGRMGVVWREGGRSGPAARAFIEHARRHLPDLGTGGSC; encoded by the coding sequence ATGGAACTGCGGCAGCTCGAGTATTTCGTGGCCGTCGCCGAGGAGGCGGGCTTCACCCGGGCCGCCACCCGGCTGCACGTCGCCCAGCCCGGCGTGAGCGCGCAGATCCGCCAGCTCGAACGGGAGCTGGGGGAGCCGCTGTTCGACCGGTCGGGCCGCGAGGTGCGGCTGACCGCCGTGGGCGAGGCCGTGCTGCCGTACGCGCGGGCCGCGCTGGCCGCGGTGTCCGGGATGCGGCAGGTCGCCGACGAGTTCACCGGGCTGCTGCGGGGCCGCGTCGTGATGGGCGGCGTGGCCACGCCCTCCGTGCTGGACCTGCCGGGGATGCTCGCCGGCTTCCACGAGCGGCACCCGGCCGTGGAGATCTCGCTCGTGGAGTCCGGCCCCGAGCAGCTGCTCGACGGCGTCGCCGGCGGGCGGATCGACCTCGGCCTGCTCGGGCTCGGCGCCCCGCTGCCGCCGGGGCTGGCGGTGCAGGTGGTCGTGGACCAGGCGCTGGTGGCGGTCGTGAGCCGCGGGCACGAGCTGGCCGGGGCGCGGTCGATCCGGGTGGCGGAGCTGAAGGGGCTGCCGCTGATCTGCCTGCCGCCCGGCACGGGGCTGCGTACCGCGCTGGAGGAGGTCTGCCGGGAGGCGGGGTTCGCACCGCACGTGGCGTTCGAGGCCGCCGAGCCGTACGTGCTGGGGCAGCTCGCCGCGCGCGGGCTCGGCGTGGCCGTCCTGCCCGAGTCCACGGTCGCGGCGGCGGAGTCCGAGCTGCACGTGCTGGCCGTCACCGAGCCGCCCCTGCGCGGGCGGATGGGCGTGGTGTGGCGGGAGGGCGGCCGGAGCGGCCCCGCCGCCAGGGCGTTCATCGAGCACGCCCGCCGCCACCTGCCGGACCTCGGCACGGGCGGGAGCTGTTAG
- a CDS encoding HAD family hydrolase → MATFDLTSTRAVVFDTDGVVTDTARVHAAAWKHVFDAFLRGRSAPFDIRADYLAHVDGRPRLDGVRTFLASRGISLPEGGPGDEPGAPTVHGLGLAKDALFVEQIHRHGVAAFPSTVALLHELRQRGCRTAVVSASRHCRAVVSSAGLLHLFDTLVDGNDAARLGLPGKPDPALFLEAARRLELAPREVAIVEDALPGVEAGRRGGFGQVVGVDRSGTQAAAMLAAGADAVVADLADADVAGRVPVGGR, encoded by the coding sequence ATGGCCACCTTCGATCTGACCAGCACACGCGCCGTCGTCTTCGACACCGACGGCGTGGTCACCGACACGGCCCGGGTGCACGCCGCCGCGTGGAAGCACGTCTTCGACGCCTTCCTCAGGGGACGCTCGGCGCCCTTCGACATCCGCGCCGACTACCTCGCCCATGTGGACGGCCGGCCCCGGCTGGACGGCGTGCGCACGTTCCTGGCCTCGCGCGGCATCTCGCTGCCCGAAGGCGGGCCAGGCGACGAGCCGGGCGCGCCGACCGTGCACGGGCTGGGGCTGGCCAAGGACGCCTTGTTCGTGGAGCAGATCCACCGGCACGGCGTGGCGGCCTTCCCCTCCACGGTCGCGCTGCTGCACGAGCTTCGGCAGCGCGGCTGCCGCACGGCGGTGGTGTCCGCCAGCAGGCACTGCCGGGCGGTCGTGTCATCGGCGGGGCTGCTGCACCTGTTCGACACGCTGGTGGACGGCAACGACGCGGCCCGCCTGGGCCTGCCGGGCAAGCCGGATCCCGCGCTGTTCCTGGAGGCGGCGCGGCGGCTGGAGCTGGCGCCGCGCGAGGTGGCGATCGTGGAGGACGCGCTGCCCGGCGTGGAGGCCGGGCGCAGGGGCGGGTTCGGGCAGGTGGTGGGCGTGGACAGGAGCGGCACGCAGGCCGCCGCGATGCTGGCCGCGGGGGCCGACGCGGTGGTGGCCGACCTGGCCGACGCCGACGTGGCAGGCCGCGTGCCGGTGGGCGGGCGATGA